The Aspergillus chevalieri M1 DNA, chromosome 5, nearly complete sequence genome includes a region encoding these proteins:
- a CDS encoding EF-hand superfamily Ca2+-modulated protein (COG:S;~EggNog:ENOG410QE0Z;~InterPro:IPR011992) translates to MPPKKRGGGPPSAPTPKKPRTRQSKLAKENDISAEQETEIKEAFHLFSSANEAFPDEKEGVISRSDVRKALVALNLPPSDSSELQTILSATDPTNSGYVPYGPFVAVAAAKLHSRDEIDEDAVAAEVDAAYRLFTRGSDGPITLNHLKRIARELKEDSVGEELLRDMILEANGGGVGEGVTREQFRDVMDRAGVF, encoded by the exons ATG CCCCCCAAGAAACGCGGAGGAGGCCCACCCTCCGCCCCAACACCCAAAAAGCCGCGAACGCGCCAATCCAAACTCGCCAAAGAAAACGACATCAGCGCCGAACAAGAAACCGAAATCAAAGAAGCATTCCatcttttctcctctgcaAACGAAGCTTTCCCCGATGAAAAAGAGGGTGTTATTTCCCGAAGTGATGTTCGGAAAGCTCTTGT AGCACTGAACCTGCCTCCTTCCGATTCATCCGAGCTCCAAACTATTCTCTCCGCGACTGACCCCACAAACAGCGGTTACGTACCCTACGGTCCGTTCGTCGCCGTTGCAGCCGCGAAACTCCACTCTCGGGACGAAATTGATGAAGATGCTGTAGCCGCGGAAGTTGATGCTGCGTATCGCTTGTTTACGCGGGGATCGGATGGGCCGATCACATTGAACCATTTGAAGAGGATTGCGCGGGAGTTAAAGGAGGATTCGGTGGGGGAGGAGCTGTTGAGGGACATGATACTGGAGGCGAATGGGGGAGGAGTTGGGGAAGGGGTGACGAGGGAGCAGTTTCGGGATGTTATGGATAGAGCGGGTGTTTTTTGA
- a CDS encoding Alb1 domain-containing protein (COG:S;~EggNog:ENOG410PS4Q;~InterPro:IPR022784;~PFAM:PF09135) → MAKARTTSKHSRAARRDISPSADADKSLLSAPRAETTVIQRDSILSERANAGVSKKQSKPKNLSRAQRQRQKKGMERAEMVVDQLENKVAKSVKRGKNVQARRADWDDWNRKTAKFEALQQIAADGDDGDDNDDDDVMVDDSAPKSNKRESKPARVTQNLVADDHAGNDEDEEIT, encoded by the exons ATGGCTAAAGCAAGGA CCACATCGAAACATTCCCGCGCCGCCAGACGGGATATTTCCCCGAGCGCCGACGCCGACAAGTCGTTGCTGTCTGCACCTCGCGCTGAAACGACGGTCATTCAGCGTGACTCCATTCTCTCCGAACGTGCGAATGCCGGTGTGTCAAAGAAGCAATCGAAGCCCAAAAATCTGTCAAGGGCCCAGCGCCAAAGGCAAAAAAAGGGTATGGAAAGAGCAGAAATGGTGGTTGATCAGCTGGAGAATAAGGTGGCCAAAAGTGTCAAGCGGGGCAAGAATGTGCAAGCACGTAGG GCCGACTGGGATGACTGGAACCGCAAAACGGCCAAATTCGAAGCTCTTCAACAGATCGCTGCCGACGGCGACGATGGTGACgataatgatgatgacgatgttATGGTTGACGACTCTGCACCCAAGTCGAATAAGCGGGAATCGAAACCCGCACGTGTGACGCAAAACTTGGTGGCCGATGACCACGCTGGcaatgacgaggatgaagagatcACTTGA
- a CDS encoding ubiquitin-specific protease UBP1 (COG:O;~EggNog:ENOG410PJUB;~InterPro:IPR038765,IPR001394,IPR018200,IPR028889;~MEROPS:MER0000864;~PFAM:PF13423,PF00443;~TransMembrane:1 (i36-60o);~go_function: GO:0004843 - thiol-dependent ubiquitin-specific protease activity [Evidence IEA];~go_process: GO:0006511 - ubiquitin-dependent protein catabolic process [Evidence IEA];~go_process: GO:0016579 - protein deubiquitination [Evidence IEA]) gives MNTRSGRSDILMQSPWNSGESHYDTVLQYIQSNPTIVYVPLTAILAYLVLAYFGLVPFGLPQGVWNLIVYLTPSRIVVALDSKSNSANENTNPSLMTFQAKSEAMQRILGIDNSFSSFLSRGTSLSGFGNAILGSKDSLPPGLGNWDNSCYQNSIIQGFASLRSLAEFLGQNIEALGEKGSFSTHQALQDIVERLNDAAEYGQKLWIPPNLKSMSSWQQQDAQEYFSKVVDQIDREVQQASKRQTRNLGLKMAGPEENVIGSGSAQNGKNSDSLSSQTDAPSFRNPLEGLLAQRVGCMKCGWTEGLSLIPFNCLTVPLGSKFEYDVRECLDHYMDLEPIEGVECAKCTLLRARNQLHNLVKQVEEDEQISNSSDSPKLSDALKNSAHERLQAVEVALEENDFAEKTLSNRCHIPSKNRASSTKSRQAVIARSPKCLVIHINRSLFDENTGMLRKNYAAVRFPQSLDLSDWCLGAKSVDQINESIEKWGTDPKESMLPRAGTTVDVRGRQYELRAVITHYGRHENGHYIAYRKYPTDIFPAHVPEAVLEADGAKEKAERWYRLSDEDVSMVSEASVLSQGGAFMLFYEALEPSTEPSTPEAELVDSTESMSSLETPEDMSTVSGVTEGTEATECSASVTPKAISVSVPEKIGPIGGPPLEPPLL, from the coding sequence ATGAACACTCGCAGCGGGAGatctgacatcctcatgcAGAGTCCCTGGAACAGCGGAGAGAGCCATTATGATACAGTTCTCCAATATATACAGAGCAATCCAACTATCGTCTACGTGCCTCTAACCGCGATACTTGCCTATCTGGTTTTGGCTTATTTTGGTCTCGTTCCGTTCGGGTTGCCTCAGGGGGTGTGGAATCTCATCGTTTATTTAACGCCATCACGCATAGTTGTCGCTCTAGACTCGAAGTCGAATTCCGCGAACGAGAATACAAACCCCTCTCTGATGACTTTCCAAGCGAAAAGTGAGGCGATGCAGCGCATCCTCGGGATCGATaactccttctcctctttcctttcACGCGGGACGAGCCTTTCGGGATTCGGAAATGCTATTCTTGGCAGCAAAGACAGCCTTCCGCCGGGGTTGGGGAATTGGGATAACTCGTGCTACCAGAATAGTATTATCCAGGGTTTCGCATCGCTACGGTCTTTGGCGGAGTTTTTGGGACAGAATATCGAAGCGCTTGGGGAGAAGGGTTCATTCTCGACGCATCAGGCTCTGCAGGATATTGTGGAGCGGTTGAACGATGCGGCGGAATACGGCCAGAAGCTATGGATACCGCCGAATCTGAAGTCGATGAGTAGCTGGCAACAACAGGATGCGCAGGAATACTTTTCCAAGGTCGTGGATCAAATCGATCGTGAGGTGCAGCAGGCTTCGAAACGGCAGACAAGGAATCTGGGTCTCAAGATGGCTGGGCCGGAGGAGAATGTGATTGGGTCTGGTTCTGCACAAAATGGTAAAAATAGTGACTCTCTTTCTTCGCAGACCGATGCGCCGTCGTTTCGCAATCCCCTAGAAGGGCTTCTTGCGCAAAGGGTCGGTTGTATGAAATGTGGCTGGACGGAAggtctgtctctcattccaTTCAACTGTCTTACCGTGCCTCTGGGATCCAAGTTCGAATACGACGTCCGTGAGTGTCTAGATCATTATATGGACCTGGAGCCCATTGAAGGAGTGGAATGTGCAAAATGTACACTGCTGCGGGCGCGCAATCAACTTCACAACCTCGTCAAGCAGGTCGAAGAGGACGAACAAATTTCGAACTCATCGGACTCACCAAAACTGTCGGATGCGCTTAAGAACTCTGCACATGAACGTTTGCAAGCGGTCGAAGTCGCTCTTGAAGAGAATGATTTCGCCGAGAAAACCCTGTCGAACAGGTGTCACATTCCGTCCAAGAACCGAGCGTCATCGACAAAGTCAAGACAAGCCGTCATTGCGAGATCTCCCAAATGCCTTGTCATTCACATCAACCGGAGTTTGTTCGATGAGAACACCGGAATGCTGAGAAAGAACTACGCAGCCGTGCGATTTCCCCAGTCACTCGACTTGAGCGACTGGTGCTTGGGAGCTAAATCCGTGGATCAAATTAATGAGTCCATTGAAAAATGGGGCACAGACCCGAAGGAGTCCATGCTTCCGCGCGCTGGTACGACAGTGGACGTTCGCGGCCGCCAATACGAACTGCGCGCTGTTATTACACACTACGGCCGGCACGAGAATGGTCACTACATCGCCTACAGAAAGTACCCGACCGACATTTTCCCGGCGCATGTCCCAGAAGCGGTTTTGGAGGCGGACGGTGCGAAGGAAAAGGCGGAGCGCTGGTATCGGTTGAGCGATGAGGATGTGTCGATGGTCAGTGAGGCTAGCGTGCTGTCTCAGGGCGGAGCTTTTATGCTATTCTACGAGGCCCTAGAGCCGTCTACGGAGCCGTCTACCCCGGAAGCAGAGCTTGTTGATTCGACCGAGTCTATGTCCAGTTTGGAAACGCCAGAGGATATGTCCACGGTGTCGGGGGTCACTGAAGGTACTGAAGCAACCGAATGCTCTGCTTCTGTTACACCGAAGGCTATCAGCGTATCTGTTCCggagaagattggacctatTGGCGGGCCGCCTCTTGAGCCACCGCTGCTCTAA